One Thermodesulfobacteriota bacterium genomic window, CCATCACATGCATCATAAAACATAGCAGATAGAGGAAGTGATATTAGGAAAACGAATTTGAACCTATTTGTCTTCTTTTATGAATAATCAAAGTATCTAGGATGAATTGGCTAATGATCAATATTAGCAACGATGATACTAGTTTTTGTTTCTCACCAATTAGAATCCTTGTTTGACCCCTGATAATACTGCATTGCCTCCGGCAGCCACTGTTTCAGGTTGTTTATCCTTGTGCCATAACTCGGGTGTGTAGAAAGAAATTCTGGCGGACCAGATGCACCACCTGATTTACTCTGCATTCTCTCCCAAAAGGCAATTGCCTCCCTCGGGTCATATCCAGCTTCAGCCATATAAATTAAACCAATCCTATCGGCCTCAGCCTCTTGAGTACGACTAAATGGCAATATACCACCAACATTGACACCTACCCCATACGCATTCATAATCGCGCTCATTACCGCCGGATTCTGACTTCCCAGAGCCGCTTGTAATCCTGCGGCTCCAAGATTAGCAAGAATGCCGGCTGACGCTCTTTCTGCGCCATGATTTGCAGCAACGTGTGCAACCTCGTGTCCTATAACCGTTGCAAGAGTCGCGTCGGTGTTAGCAACACGAAACATACCTGTATAAACCCCAATCTTACCGCCTGGAAGCGCGAATGCATTGACTACGGTATCACCCTTAATAACCCTATATTCCCAATTATATCTTGGTGTATCTGCCACACTCACTATTCTTGAACTGACCCTAGTTAATTGGCTATTGTATTGTGGATTATTTGAAACTCCCTCTTCTTTTATCACTTCTTGAAAGGCTGCATTACCCATTTGTGAGGCTTCCTGGGAAGACACCAGAACAAGCTGTGATCTTCCTGTTATAGGAGCTGTTTGACAAGAAATCAAAAAAGAAAGAAAGGCAATCAATATTGGTAACAGTGATGATTTAGATATTTTCCTTACGAACCCGTAATCCAATAATTTTTTTAACATGATTATTCTCCTATTATACTTATTTATATCATAAGGGAAGCAATTCAATTTATATTTGGACATACACAATGTGATATTAAACAGATATATCGTGTTATGAAAATTCTTCAATCACTAAAAAACCATCATTCTACATAATTTTAACCGCAAGAATAACTTTCTATCAATTAGTCTTGATTAATAGTTAAAAGATCTTACTAGCTTTTGTAAGTCAGAATACGTCCCCATAAGCTTTTCGTTCCCCAAATTCCTGAACGTAAGCATTCGAGAAGAACTATCTGGCTGTGATCGACAAATACGTTTACTTCAGGTCCATAGTTTTTAATGTACCATCCGAATACATCAGGATCGGCAGCCTCAAACATGGTTTTTTCCAGACCTAGTTCACGAATAATCTTTGCTATTACGTCTGTACGCCAGGTCTTAACCCGTTCTGTAATGCCCTCAGATTCGATCATGATCATGTAGGCTCCTGCATCGAGGTGTTGGTTAGCCAGTTGTATAGCCCAATCGGGATCGCTTGTTCCTTCAGCCTCAAGTTCTTCGATAGCACTTGCACCACCGGCTCCAAACTGAACATTGATTTCCGGTTTAGCCTTTAAACCAGCTTTTCTAACTTTCTTCGTCAATCTTACTAAATCCTCATTTGGTATAGTTATAAAGCCGCTTGAAATCTCAACTATATCGAATTCAAGACGCTTACATTCTTCAATATACCGGTCAACAGCTTTCCTTCCAAGAGTAAGGACGTGTTCGATAAATCCCCCGGTTGAAACCATTACTTCATGTTGATGACACAGGTCTATAATCTCTTTCACAACATGTCGGGGCATAAGGCTAAAAGATCCGCCAGAAAATTTAAATATATCTACATACTCACCCATCGTTACTAAAATATCCTCCAGGTAATGCTTTCCGACCGGTGTGTAGTAAGGACCACGAATTTCCGTTAGACCTCGTTTGCGCGGCTTCTTTTCCCTCTCATTTATCGGTAAAAATTCAAAAGCCCTTTCGTCCTTATGTGTTTTTGGTTTTTCTAGCTTATTTTTAGGCATTTATAATCCTCCTGTAGGATTTAATTTTGCAGTGGTGTTTTTACTCGTGAAATAAGTTTGCATAATTCAGATATATCGATGTCATCCAGGTTCGCAACCGTATCGACCAGTTTTTTCCTCAATTTTCTGCTGGTATACGGTTTACTAAGTATTTCAAATTTATTCACAACACTCTCCCAGCCTACAGGATTTGTAAAAAATCCTTCGTATTCCTTCTTTTCTTTTGTGAAGATTCTCCCATCTTTAAGGGTAATTGTGATTTTACAGGCATGTTGTTCAGGAAACAAATTACTATACTCTTTTGCTGGTCTAACAATCACTTTTTTTAAAAGATCTTGAACATCCCGACCGAGTATCCGAACTGCTTCGTACTGAGCTGGCATTACTTGATCATCAATCAATGCTACCGAAACCATATATTGCAGGCTGTGATCAGCCTCTTCTTTTGTCCTTACTATTGTTTTATCACCCTCCTCTCCGCCTCCGATTATGTGATAGGCCACATCAAAGATGTCGACCTCTATATGTTTGATTTCTTCATGAGTAATGCGATTTTCGCCTTTGATTTCGAGAACGCCCTCTATCGCAGACTGTGAATGAACTTCGGCATTATATTTTTTTATAATTGTCTTTCTTACGCGCTCTAAGTCTTCTCTAGACCAATCGATTTCAAATTTTTCTGAAATAGAATCCATAAATCCTTTGTTTCCTTCGAAAACTTCTCTTGGTCCCGTAATTCCCCTCATAGCTAGAAATGTTCCATGCATACAACAAAACGCGGTGTTTGGCATTGCCAGCCCCTTCCAATTCGAAAGTAAACCAGTTCGTGTTACTCGAAGTGCGTTAAAAGCAGTGCCGCATATCCCAATGGCATTTACCGTTTTCTCAAAATCCAGATTCAAGGCCTTTGCAATACCAGCGGCCAGTGAGTATGAACCTTGAACAGTATGATCGAATCCCTTACTACGAACCGGCGCTACATCGCTAAGCCTGCATTGAACCTGATAAGAAATAGCCAAGGCAGTCAAAAAATCACGCCCATTGCCATTAGCGTACTCAGTCGCAGCCAGAACTGCACCAATATTATCGCTGGGATGGCAAGTCTCCCCTTTCGCCAGGTAACTGTCGTTGAAATCCAGGTAGCGCACAAGCGAACAATTATAAAAGGCTGCAAGGTCTGGAACTGTCTTTTTTCCACCAATGAGGGTGCAAAGATTATTACCTCCAA contains:
- a CDS encoding M48 family metallopeptidase, which encodes MLKKLLDYGFVRKISKSSLLPILIAFLSFLISCQTAPITGRSQLVLVSSQEASQMGNAAFQEVIKEEGVSNNPQYNSQLTRVSSRIVSVADTPRYNWEYRVIKGDTVVNAFALPGGKIGVYTGMFRVANTDATLATVIGHEVAHVAANHGAERASAGILANLGAAGLQAALGSQNPAVMSAIMNAYGVGVNVGGILPFSRTQEAEADRIGLIYMAEAGYDPREAIAFWERMQSKSGGASGPPEFLSTHPSYGTRINNLKQWLPEAMQYYQGSNKDSNW
- a CDS encoding phosphosulfolactate synthase; its protein translation is MPKNKLEKPKTHKDERAFEFLPINEREKKPRKRGLTEIRGPYYTPVGKHYLEDILVTMGEYVDIFKFSGGSFSLMPRHVVKEIIDLCHQHEVMVSTGGFIEHVLTLGRKAVDRYIEECKRLEFDIVEISSGFITIPNEDLVRLTKKVRKAGLKAKPEINVQFGAGGASAIEELEAEGTSDPDWAIQLANQHLDAGAYMIMIESEGITERVKTWRTDVIAKIIRELGLEKTMFEAADPDVFGWYIKNYGPEVNVFVDHSQIVLLECLRSGIWGTKSLWGRILTYKS
- a CDS encoding MmgE/PrpD family protein, yielding MTVSEKLADFVIRASYEDLSDEAKLQLKIRLMDSLGCAIGAMEGKPIQYIRSHLKEFGGNNLCTLIGGKKTVPDLAAFYNCSLVRYLDFNDSYLAKGETCHPSDNIGAVLAATEYANGNGRDFLTALAISYQVQCRLSDVAPVRSKGFDHTVQGSYSLAAGIAKALNLDFEKTVNAIGICGTAFNALRVTRTGLLSNWKGLAMPNTAFCCMHGTFLAMRGITGPREVFEGNKGFMDSISEKFEIDWSREDLERVRKTIIKKYNAEVHSQSAIEGVLEIKGENRITHEEIKHIEVDIFDVAYHIIGGGEEGDKTIVRTKEEADHSLQYMVSVALIDDQVMPAQYEAVRILGRDVQDLLKKVIVRPAKEYSNLFPEQHACKITITLKDGRIFTKEKKEYEGFFTNPVGWESVVNKFEILSKPYTSRKLRKKLVDTVANLDDIDISELCKLISRVKTPLQN